The nucleotide sequence GCTGCTGAACTCCGGCCCGAACCTCGCTGCAAGCGCCATGGCGATTGAGTATGGCTCCTCGCCGGTCGAACAACCGGCGCAGACGATCTTGATCCTGCGGTTATTCATCTTTGACGCCAGTTCAGGGATCAGCGTTTCCGTGAGAATGGTAAAGTGCAGAGCTTCCCGAAAAAAATAGGTCTCCTTTACCGTAATGAGGTTCACCAGCATCTTGAACTCATCCGGTTCGCAAGAAAGAATAGTGAGGTACGTCTCATGCGAGGCAACTGCCCGCTCAGACAATCTCGCCTTAATCCCTTCAGCGAGGATGGCCTCGCGGGAATCTTCAAACGACAGGCCGCACTTCTCCCTGATCAGACTTTTAAATGGCGTCAGGTGCATTGACCTGTCCGTGCGGAAGGAGTTCCGGTGGAGGCAGCTGCTCTGACAATCTCTCCGCTGATCGCCTCCAGGGAAAGCACCGCGTCTATGACTCCGCTTTCGATAGCAAGCTTCGGCATCCCGAAGATGACCGATGTCTTCTCGTCCTGGGCAATCGTCCAGCCCCCGGCCGCCCTGATCTTCGTTATCCCGACAACACCGTCATTGCCCATACCGGTGAGGATCACGCCGATGGCCTTATTCCCAAATGATGCTGCCACAGACGACAGCAATACATCGCAAGACGGCCGGTAGATATCCTTTGCATGACGCTCCACAAAGTTGATCTTCTTCGAGCCGTCGACCTGCATATGGTTTTCTGACGGGCAGACATAGGCGGTGCCTGACTTGAGATGCTCCCCCTGTACGGCCACCTTGATCTCGATCCGCGACAGCGCTCTGAGCCATCCAACCATCCCGCTTGCGAAGCCGTCGGAAATGTGCTGGGCGATTACGATCGGCACTGGAAATTTTTCAGGCAGACGCGACAAAATGATTGAGAGGGCGTCCGGGCCGCCTGTTGAGGAGGCAATGGCTATCACCTGGTCCGAGGAATTCCCGCTAAAGACTGGGGGCTCCGGTGCAGCCGGAAGCCTATGACTGAGCCTGCCGGAAATATGCGAAATAACGCTGACCTTGGAGAGAAGTTTCAGCCTTGCCGCAAACTCTTCTGCTGCTTCCACGTTCAAATCCGGCTTCAGCATAAGATCGAGAGCACCTTTTGCTATGGCGGCATAGGCAGTCTTCGCATCGCCCCGGGAGGTCACTACAAGGATCGGCAGGGCATTGTCAGCCATGATCTGTTCGATTGCCTGGAGACCGTCCATAACAGGCATCTCTATGTCCATGGTAATGATATCCGGATGGAGATTTCGGGCTTTTTCGACTGCTTCGAGACCGTTTGAGGCTTCGCCTGCGACCTCCATTTCCGGGTCCATCTCAATGATTGCCCTGATCAGGTTCCTCACCAGGACGCTGTCGTCCACTATGAGAACACGTATCTTCTTCATCACACCCTACGTATTAGCCCCGCTCTGGAGTGCGATGTCGCCCTTATAACCGAGTTTTTTCAGTATCTGTGCAAGGCTTTCCGACAGCGAGGCAAGCTGAAAGCTTATGGTACTGAGCGACTCAACTGAGGCAGACGTCGTACTTGCGCCCTGCATGATTTCGCGCAGGGCGATCACGACCTGACTATTGGCCGTCTTCTGCTGCTGTGTGGAAAGTGATATCTGTTTGGCAGAGTCCATGGTGGTGTGGGCAGCCTCAACAATATCAGAAAGGAGTGTGGCTGTCTGCGAGGAAAAATCCATGCCCTGCTCGATTCCCCGTGAGCTCTTTTCCGAAGCAACAGCCAGGTTGTTCACCGCCTCCTGGATCTCGTTGATCTTCCCTTCGATCTCGCCGGTAGACTCTGTCACGCTGTCGGCAAGCCTGCGGATCTCTGCGGCAACAACTCCAAACCGCTTCCCCGCCTCGCCTGCACTGGACGCCTCAAGTGCAGCATTGAAGGCAAGCAGCTTCGTATTATCTGCAATGGAGTTGATAATCTCCATGACTTTCGTAATCTCCCTGGACTTCTTGCCAAGCGCCAGAATCTCCTCGGCGCTCTTTTGGCTGTCCCCATGGATCTCGGCCATCTTCATCATCATTGATTCTATTGCCGTTGCGCCCTTTTTCGTATCTTCCCAGGTCCTCTGGGCAATATCCACCACTGCTTTTGCATGTTCGGCAATCTGTGTTGAGGAGGCGGAGAGCTCCTCAGTCGTTGACGTAATCTCTGCTATGGATGCTGATTCATCGGATGAAATCGCCGCATACTGTTCTACGGTTATGGAGAGCATGCCTGCGCAGGACTCCATATTTTTAACGACATCAGACGCTTTTTCGATGTTGTCATAAAACCATTTTTGAAAGCGGCTGATCATATATCCCGTGCAGAGCAGAAGCAGGACGGACAGCAGGCCAGCCCGCTTCATAAAGAGCCATGACGTTTCCTTTGAAAGCTCCCGCTCCCGGGCCATTAGCCTGTTTTTGTCCACAAACAGTAGTTTGCCGTCTGCAGTTCCATTTTCTTTCAGAGCCTGTTCATAGGCCTCCATATGTTTTTCTCCGCCGGTTTTGATCGCAGACAGGGAGATCAGCATGAAGGCAACGATGGCAAGGACCATCAGAAGTATAAGCAAGAACAGGAGCTGGTTTTTTGATGACGCTTTGTTTTGGGACAACCGTATGTTATGCATGTCTTTTCATCCTCTCTTTCACGCGGTTAGTACCGCCTTGCATGGGTTCAGGCTTTTCAGCCGGTATAGATCAAGAATCAAAACTACATCGTTTCCATGCAGGACAATGCCCTGGAAGAGCCGTGGTCCTGCAAAATACGAAAGGGGCTCCGGCAGGGGCTGTATTGCCCTGATCGGGACGGTAGTGATTTCATCGAGCCCGTCGATCCCGAGTCCGCAAGTCTCGCTGCCGTTCTTGTACAAAATAACGGTTGAGGGTTCAGGGGATGTCTCATATGCCGATCCAAGGACCTTGTTCAGCCGGCATGAAGAGATTCCCTGCTGCGCTGCCTGCTCACCGCTCATGATACAGTCCACCCGGACCGTTTCAACAGCCATTTTCACACCTGCCGCGTGGAACATGAGAAGCTCCATTTCTGTGGGGAGAGCGCAAGCTTCCCCACGCTTATCATTCGTCATCGATAGCCAGCTTATTGAATAAGCGTCCGACATCGAGCATCACCACAGTCCTGTCGTGATAGATCAGTTCGCCGGTCACCAGATCCTTTATTGCATAGTCAAGTGTGGACAGCGGAGGCTTAATCGCGTTTAGCGGCAGGTCTACAACATCAAGCACCGCATCCACAAGGATCCCGGAACGCACACCGGCCTTTGATGAGGCCATTGCGATCCGGCTTGCGGCAGTCCTGTCGCTGTCGGGAAGTCCGAGGAACCGGTTGAGGTTGATGACAGACTCAATATCCCCCCGGTTGTTAATAACGCCGGGGATGAAGTCCGGTGCACCGGGTACCGGAAAAATCTCCATAAAAGGCAGGATTTCCTTTACGTCGGCTCCAGGAAATGCGTACAGACCGTCACGGAGCGTGAAGATCACGAGCTTCAGATTCTCCGTCTCGACATCGACGGGTGCCTCCTTCCCCCTCCGCTTTTTCATCTCTTCGATGATCAGGTTGTTTCTTTTTATATCATCCATAGATTATCTTTTAGTAATCTTTCTCTATAAAAATACGTCCGAGGAATCGCATTGCCGGGACGGTCAACGTTTCTCAAATAGATCAGGACAACAACGCAGCAGCAAACTGATCTGTCGGGTTAGAACTGGATATGGCATTTTTTCATGCCACCTTCGTCACGAATCCAGAGCAGTATCTTCCTGGAGCGACTGCACCAGTCCCTCACATCTTTTTCGAAGGTCGGGCAATCCGCTATAGCTTCCAGCACATCTCCCGGTTTCATCCTGACTGCCATAGCAGTAATCTTCAGTGTCGGCTGTGGACATTTCAGGCCGCGTGCATCAAGAGTCTCTATTGCCATAATGATTTCCCCCTTGTTTTTCTATACTATACAAGATGTTATGAAAATTACGCCGATATTTTCAATGGCCCCAATACCCTGATCGCATGGACCATCTCAGTTATGAGTTTCACAAACTTGTCTCCCTCGCCGGCAGAGACAAAATCGAACCTGCACCGCTCTGTTTCAATGCCAAAGGGTTCAAGCATCTGAAGCAGCAGCCGGTGGCGCTGCACTGCCCGAACGTTGCCTTCCTTGTAATGACAGTCGCCCGGATGGCATGCAAGAATAATAACGCCGTCAGCACCCTGTTCAAATGCTTTCAGCACAAACTGGGGATCTATCCTGCCGCTGCACATTACTCTGATAACATTCACATTGGAAGGATAAGGAGTCTGAGCGGTTCCTGCCTTGTCTGCACCTGCATAGGAACACCAGTTACAGAGAAACCCGATGATCTTCGGCTCAAAGTTGTTATTATCGGTCATTTCAGCACCGCCGCGATCTCTGCATAAATTTCTTCGTTGGTAAAGTGATGACCCTTTATCGCGGCTGAAGGACATGCGGCAACACAGGTGCCGCATCCCTGACAGAGCAGATCATTTACCCTTGCCACCTCTTTTTCTGCGTCAAAGGATATCGCCGTGTACGGGCATATGCTGATGCAGACCCTGCATCCTGAGCAGCGCCCGCCATCAACCTCTGCGTTGACCGGCTGTATCTCGAGCTTCCTGCCAGTTACGAGGCCTGAAAGGACATACCCGGCAGCAGCCATGCCCTGGCTCATTGCCTTCTGAATATCCATTGGGGACTGGCAGGTGCCGGCCAGAAAGATCCCCTTGATTTTGGACTGGGCAGAATCCAGTCGTCCGTGCAGTTCTTCAAAAAATCCGGAACTGTCCCGGGCCGTCTCCAGAACTTCTCCGAGCTTTCCTGATTCTTCTGCCGGGATAACGGCCGGGCAGAGCACCACCATGTCCGCCTGCACTCTTCCGGATTTCCCGGAGATGTCCTGATACTCAATACCATTGCCTTTTTCATCTCCGGCAACAGACAGGTCCTTTATGTCAGCGTATCTGATGAAGGCTGCATGGGGATTCGACCGTGCCCGGTTATACAGGCTGAACTCGTTTTTGCCCGGGATCACCAGTTCTTTATAAAAGTGATAGACCCTGGTACCCGGCAATTTTTTCTCAATGACATGGTTAAACTTGAAGGCATACTGGCAGCATATTCCGGAGCAGTATTCTTTATGGTTCGCATCAAGACTGCCAACGCAGTGGACTATCGCAACGCTTGCCGGAGTCTTCCCATCCGATGTCCTGATCTGGCCGTCAGTCGGACCGTTTGAGGCCAGGATACGCTCAAACTCGGCGCTGGTGTAAATGTTTTCGAGCTTTTTGTACCCGAGCCCTGGTATCTTCGCGCAGTCATAGAGCTCTGAACCGATTGCTACGACGATTGCCCCGACATTTCTTTCATGGATTTTTTCGCTGTCGTCAAATACAATTGCTCCCTCTACCGGGCAGGTCTCCTGGCATTTTCTGCACTGCCCGCCCTGCAGAGCGATACAGAGTTTCTGATCGATAAAGGGCACATTCGGCAAAGCCCCGGCAAAAGGGAACGAGATTGCTTTGCGCTCGTTTGCATTAAAGTTAAACGTATTTTTTGCGCTGACCGGACAGGGCTCAATGCATTCTGCGCAGCCGATGCAGGTATGCGCATCTGCAAAACGGGGTTTCTGCCTGATCCTGGCAACAAAGTTTCCATATGAACCGACAACCCCGATCACCTCGGCCATGGTCAGCAGTTCGATATTCTGAGCATACTGGCCGTGCAGTATTTCAGCCATTAACGGTTCGAGCATGCAGGGACCGCATTCCATATCAGGGAAGAGCTCTTCATATCTGACCGGCATGCCGCCGATAACCGGTGCTTTCTCGACCAGTATGACCTTTCTGCCGGAGCCGGCGATGCTCAGTGCGGTCTTGAGTCCTGCAGGCCCGGCCCCGATTACAAGCACGTCAGGACATATATCGATCTCTTTCTTTTCGAGGGGCTCGTGAAGCTGAACCCGGTCCACCGCTGACCGTATATATCGGCCAGCTTTTTCCGTCGCTTTGTCTCTGTCTTCGGTAACCCAGGCTATCTGTTCACGGACATTTACCATCTGCATGAGATAGGGATTCAGACCGGCCCTGGAGAGCATCCTCATAAAGGTGTTTTCATGCTCTCTGGGCGTGCAGGCCGAGATCACAACCCGTTCAATCCCGTTTTCAGCCAGGTCTTTCTCTATTGTCCCCTGGCCTTCATCAGAGCATATGAAATCCACGGTTTTAAAATGAATGCCGGGTGACTGTGCAAGCAGGCTGTCCCTGACTTTGCCCGAATCAATCTTGTCAGAGATGTTTGTTCCGCAGTTGCAGAAATAGACACCCGTCTTCATGGCAGCTCCTTTCGGCAACAGATGTTCAGCTCGCTCAGTATCGCATTGACCGCTACAGGAACAGCACGTTCAACCTCATCGGTCAGATGCTCACTAAATGAGCTGACATCGCCCGCCTCTATACCCCATATTCTTATTCTGGACGGAAGATGCAGGTCTAACATCCGGCCAAGTTCGAGTGCAGTAGCAAGGTTCGTGTCGTGCGTACAGACCATATTTCTTGTACTGCAGAGTTCATCCAGTCCAAACTCGGTTATCCTGCCAGGATTACATCCGCCGGTTACCATGGCGTCAACAATACAGGCCCTGTCATAACCGGTCATTGCATCCATCAGCCTGATGCCGCCTGCGTAGATCTCCTTGACGTCAACAGGGTCATCCGTTATAGCTATTTCACTCTGATGATTCAGATGTTCCCTGACAGCACGGGAGACCTTCACGCCAACGCTGTCGTCAGAAAGGATCGGATTGCCAAGCCCTATGACCACGGTCTTCATAAGGATCAGTCTCTCTGAAGCGTCCTGATAATTTCACTGCTGCTGTTTCTGATGACCACCTTCATCGGCATCTGCCCCGGCAGGAAATGCGTGGCGCAGGAGAGACAAGGATCATAAAGCCTGAAGGCCATCTCGATCCTGTTGAGCAAGCCTTCTTCAATGATCCTGCCTTTTGAAATAAGTTTTTCTGCTGCACGTTTGATCGACATGCTCATCGGAGCATAATTGTTTGTAGTGCCGACAATCAGGTTCACGCTGGTGAGCACACCCCGCTCGTCGCTGACGTAGTGATGGGTGAGTGTGCCGCGCGGCGCTTCAACCGAACCGATACCGACCCCGGCTATGCCCTGCGGGATGTTTCTGACATCAGGTGAGGTTATCTCAGGGTCCTGGCTAAGCTCAAGCATATGCTCAGCTGCGTAGAGCAGCTCGATCAGCCGCGCCCAATGGGTTGCAAGCCGGTGATGGATCGGCTGAAATCTTCCCTTGACCTTTTTTGAGCCAAAGGTCGTAAACATGCGCTCGAAGTGCTCCTGGGCAAGCGGGGTTGCCCTGGAGTCAGAAACATTCAGCCGGGAAAGAGGAGTAGCAATGTACACACCGCTGTCCATGCCGTCCACAAGCCCATGCCAGCCGACATTTTTCAGGTACGGAAATTTCAGATAGGTCCAGGGCTCGACCCGCTCTGCAATATGCTGCGTATAGTCAGAGGCAGGATATTTGGCGAACTCCTTGCCTTCAGGGTCCACAACCCTGATCATGCCGTCATAAAAATTGACCCGGTTCTTGTCGTCGACCGTGCCCATATAATAGGTCTTATGAAGATAGACGTCTGAAGTGACCAGATCGAGATACTGCTGGTTTTTCAGCACAATGTCATCGAAGATCTTGAGTGAGAATAAGGCAAAGTCGATATTTTGTTTTGCGATCTCCTTGATCTCTTTCCGCTCATTTTCTGAAACGGACTTGGACCAGCCGCCCGGTAGTCCTCCGGCGAGATGTACGCCGCGGCCGCCAAGCTTCTCGATCACATGATGATTGCGCGCCCTGCAGTCGATCACCTGTTTGCCGATGTCAAGCCCGACCTTTCTGATCACGCCGAGTATATTTCTTTCAGAAGGCGGCGCCTCAGGGCCAATGATAAAATCAGGACCGCCCAACGCATAAAAGTGTGTTGTGTGGTCAGTCACATAGAAGGCCATGTACAGGAGTTCCCGTATCTTTTTTGCTGCAGGCGGCGGTTCGACCCCAAAAAGCATATCCAGGGCCTTGACCGAGGCCATATGGTGCGCCTCAGGACAGACACCGCAGATCCTGTTGGTGATCACCGGCATATCTTCAGCCAGCCTGCCTACGCAGAACCTTTCAAAACCCCTGAGTTCAGGCACCTGAAAATAGGTATTGGCTACATCTCCCTCTTCATTTAGGAAGATCTCGATCTTGCCGTGCCCCTCAAGACGGGTAATAGGGTCAATACTGATCTTTCTCATCTGATCCTGCCTTTCAGGATCGACCCAGGAAGACTGTATTTGTAGAACATGCCGGCATAATCAGGGATTGAACCAAGGACCGCATCGATTCTCTGGTAGATCTCCTCTTCTGCCATGCCCTTGGTATCACCGATGTCAATGATCGAGCCAAGCGCTGCAACCATTTTAGCCCCCTGATCGAGCACCCCTTCCGGTGGGCCATAGCAGCCGGTGCAGGGCATATTTACCTTTGGACAGAGCGCCCCGCAGCCGTCGCGCGTGGCTATGCCCATACATATCAGACCCTGCTCAAGCAGGCAGGGCTCTTTTTCCGGGATGATCTCATACGTCCTGAATAGTCTCGGTATTTTTTTGTCCTCTTTTTTCCTGTCGCATTCATTGCAGACAGCAGATTTTCCGGCCCCTATGACGCAGCCTTTTGGCGGCAGAGCAGCACCGGCAATGACTGCACTTACCACATTCCATATCTGGTGCGGCTCCGGAGGACAGCCGGGGATGAAAAAGTCGACATCAGTCACCTGCGCAAGGGTCTTCACCTTATCAAGAAAAACAGGCAGATGAAGCGTGCCTTCCGCAACCTTTGTTTCAGGCTGAGGGATGATATTCCCGGGGTTATTGATCGAAGGATTATCAAGATAGACGGTATTCATTAGTTCATCTCTGGTATGAAGATTGGCGAGACCGGGGATGCAGCCTTCAGTCGAGCACGAGCCGAACGCGAT is from Nitrospirota bacterium and encodes:
- a CDS encoding chemotaxis protein CheW, coding for MAVETVRVDCIMSGEQAAQQGISSCRLNKVLGSAYETSPEPSTVILYKNGSETCGLGIDGLDEITTVPIRAIQPLPEPLSYFAGPRLFQGIVLHGNDVVLILDLYRLKSLNPCKAVLTA
- a CDS encoding purine-binding chemotaxis protein CheW, whose translation is MDDIKRNNLIIEEMKKRRGKEAPVDVETENLKLVIFTLRDGLYAFPGADVKEILPFMEIFPVPGAPDFIPGVINNRGDIESVINLNRFLGLPDSDRTAASRIAMASSKAGVRSGILVDAVLDVVDLPLNAIKPPLSTLDYAIKDLVTGELIYHDRTVVMLDVGRLFNKLAIDDE
- a CDS encoding sulfurtransferase TusA family protein encodes the protein MAIETLDARGLKCPQPTLKITAMAVRMKPGDVLEAIADCPTFEKDVRDWCSRSRKILLWIRDEGGMKKCHIQF
- a CDS encoding hydrogenase iron-sulfur subunit, with the protein product MTDNNNFEPKIIGFLCNWCSYAGADKAGTAQTPYPSNVNVIRVMCSGRIDPQFVLKAFEQGADGVIILACHPGDCHYKEGNVRAVQRHRLLLQMLEPFGIETERCRFDFVSAGEGDKFVKLITEMVHAIRVLGPLKISA
- a CDS encoding NADH:ubiquinone oxidoreductase — its product is MADKPKLSMYWAASCGGCEIALVNINEKIIDVDAVFDFIFCPCLLDTKKKDIEALPNKALAITLFNGAIRTAENEEMAHLLRKKSQILIAFGSCSTEGCIPGLANLHTRDELMNTVYLDNPSINNPGNIIPQPETKVAEGTLHLPVFLDKVKTLAQVTDVDFFIPGCPPEPHQIWNVVSAVIAGAALPPKGCVIGAGKSAVCNECDRKKEDKKIPRLFRTYEIIPEKEPCLLEQGLICMGIATRDGCGALCPKVNMPCTGCYGPPEGVLDQGAKMVAALGSIIDIGDTKGMAEEEIYQRIDAVLGSIPDYAGMFYKYSLPGSILKGRIR
- a CDS encoding Ni/Fe hydrogenase subunit alpha encodes the protein MRKISIDPITRLEGHGKIEIFLNEEGDVANTYFQVPELRGFERFCVGRLAEDMPVITNRICGVCPEAHHMASVKALDMLFGVEPPPAAKKIRELLYMAFYVTDHTTHFYALGGPDFIIGPEAPPSERNILGVIRKVGLDIGKQVIDCRARNHHVIEKLGGRGVHLAGGLPGGWSKSVSENERKEIKEIAKQNIDFALFSLKIFDDIVLKNQQYLDLVTSDVYLHKTYYMGTVDDKNRVNFYDGMIRVVDPEGKEFAKYPASDYTQHIAERVEPWTYLKFPYLKNVGWHGLVDGMDSGVYIATPLSRLNVSDSRATPLAQEHFERMFTTFGSKKVKGRFQPIHHRLATHWARLIELLYAAEHMLELSQDPEITSPDVRNIPQGIAGVGIGSVEAPRGTLTHHYVSDERGVLTSVNLIVGTTNNYAPMSMSIKRAAEKLISKGRIIEEGLLNRIEMAFRLYDPCLSCATHFLPGQMPMKVVIRNSSSEIIRTLQRD
- the cheB gene encoding chemotaxis-specific protein-glutamate methyltransferase CheB, translating into MKKIRVLIVDDSVLVRNLIRAIIEMDPEMEVAGEASNGLEAVEKARNLHPDIITMDIEMPVMDGLQAIEQIMADNALPILVVTSRGDAKTAYAAIAKGALDLMLKPDLNVEAAEEFAARLKLLSKVSVISHISGRLSHRLPAAPEPPVFSGNSSDQVIAIASSTGGPDALSIILSRLPEKFPVPIVIAQHISDGFASGMVGWLRALSRIEIKVAVQGEHLKSGTAYVCPSENHMQVDGSKKINFVERHAKDIYRPSCDVLLSSVAASFGNKAIGVILTGMGNDGVVGITKIRAAGGWTIAQDEKTSVIFGMPKLAIESGVIDAVLSLEAISGEIVRAAASTGTPSARTGQCT
- a CDS encoding CoB--CoM heterodisulfide reductase iron-sulfur subunit A family protein, giving the protein MKTGVYFCNCGTNISDKIDSGKVRDSLLAQSPGIHFKTVDFICSDEGQGTIEKDLAENGIERVVISACTPREHENTFMRMLSRAGLNPYLMQMVNVREQIAWVTEDRDKATEKAGRYIRSAVDRVQLHEPLEKKEIDICPDVLVIGAGPAGLKTALSIAGSGRKVILVEKAPVIGGMPVRYEELFPDMECGPCMLEPLMAEILHGQYAQNIELLTMAEVIGVVGSYGNFVARIRQKPRFADAHTCIGCAECIEPCPVSAKNTFNFNANERKAISFPFAGALPNVPFIDQKLCIALQGGQCRKCQETCPVEGAIVFDDSEKIHERNVGAIVVAIGSELYDCAKIPGLGYKKLENIYTSAEFERILASNGPTDGQIRTSDGKTPASVAIVHCVGSLDANHKEYCSGICCQYAFKFNHVIEKKLPGTRVYHFYKELVIPGKNEFSLYNRARSNPHAAFIRYADIKDLSVAGDEKGNGIEYQDISGKSGRVQADMVVLCPAVIPAEESGKLGEVLETARDSSGFFEELHGRLDSAQSKIKGIFLAGTCQSPMDIQKAMSQGMAAAGYVLSGLVTGRKLEIQPVNAEVDGGRCSGCRVCISICPYTAISFDAEKEVARVNDLLCQGCGTCVAACPSAAIKGHHFTNEEIYAEIAAVLK
- a CDS encoding hydrogenase maturation protease, whose translation is MKTVVIGLGNPILSDDSVGVKVSRAVREHLNHQSEIAITDDPVDVKEIYAGGIRLMDAMTGYDRACIVDAMVTGGCNPGRITEFGLDELCSTRNMVCTHDTNLATALELGRMLDLHLPSRIRIWGIEAGDVSSFSEHLTDEVERAVPVAVNAILSELNICCRKELP